In Dasypus novemcinctus isolate mDasNov1 chromosome 10, mDasNov1.1.hap2, whole genome shotgun sequence, one DNA window encodes the following:
- the LOC101417418 gene encoding olfactory receptor 4B1-like, with translation MDSTNNVTELIFTGLFQDLEVQRICSVVFLPVYLATVVGNGLIVLTVSISKSLHSPMYFFLSYLSLAEISYSSTVVPKFISDLLTKIKTISLEGCLTQIFFFHFFGVTETLLLVVMAYDRYVAICKPLHYMTIMSHQLCQVLAAGSWLGGFIHSIIQILITIQLPFCGPNVIDHYFCDLQPLFKLACTDTFVEGVIVLANSGLIGLCSFLILVCSYITILVHLRNHSAEGRRKALSTCASHIMVVILFFGPVIFLYMRPSSTFTEDKLVAVFYTVITPMLNPIIYTLRNAEVKNAMRRLWCKKDNSRM, from the coding sequence ATGGACAGTACAAATAACGTGACAGAATTAATTTTTACCGGCCTTTTCCAGGATTTGGAAGTGCAGAGAATATGCTCTGTGGTGTTTCTTCCTGTGTACCTGGCCACAGTGGTGGGCAATGGCCTCATTGTCCTGACAGTCAGCATCAGCAAGAGTCTGCAttcccccatgtacttcttccttagTTATCTGTCCCTGGCAGAGATTAGTTACTCTTCTACTGTCGTCCCTAAATTCATCTCAGACTTACTGACCAAGATTAAGACCATCTCTCTAGAGGGTTGTCTGACTCAGATCTTCTTCTTCCACTTCTTTGGGGTCACCGAGACCCTTTTGCTGGtggtgatggcctatgaccgctatgtggccatctgcaaaCCTCTTCATTATATGACTATTATGAGCCATCAATTGTGTCAAGTACTAGCTGctggttcctggctggggggcttTATACACTCCATAATTCAGATTCTCATCACCATCCAGTTGCCCTTCTGTGGTCCCAATGTGATTGACCACTATTTCTGTGACCTTCAGCCATTATTCAAACTTGCCTGCACTGATACCTTTGTGGAGGGGGTTATTGTTTTGGCCAACAGTGGCTTAATTGGCCTGTGCTCCTTCCTTATCTTGGTGTGTTCCTATATCACCATCTTGGTGCACTTGAGGAACCATTCTGCAGAGGGGAGGCGCAAAGCCCTCTCCACTTGTGCCTCCCACATCATGGTAGTTATCTTATTCTTTGGACCTGTCATCTTCCTCTACATGCGGCCCTCCTCCACCTTCACTGAGGACAAGCTGGTGGCCGTGTTCTACACAGTAATCACCCCCATGCTGAACCCCATAATCTACACACTCAGGAATGCAGAGGTGAAAAATGCCATGAGGAGGTTGTGGTGCAAGAAAGACAACTCAAGGATGTAG